From a region of the Georgenia yuyongxinii genome:
- the rsgA gene encoding ribosome small subunit-dependent GTPase A codes for MLADLSLTDLGWDDRFAESLPADTLPARVVRVDRGAALVHTADGVTHVRLSAQLRRTGAQDPVALPCAGDWVALHPLPGGGHVADVVLPRRTAVVRGGVARLSRGGLSGDGQGQVLAANVDVVLVAEPARHAVDPADLGRIERLVALAWESGAVPVVVVTKADLLPTGLGDLLDDVAAATPGAEVHAVAALDGQGLDAVRPHLGPGRTAVVLGPSGAGKSTLVNALAGTPVMATQQVRAADGRGRHTTVHRELVVLPSGGLVIDTPGLRRVSLYEMSEGVDRVFADVEDLAQRCRFTDCGHRTEPGCAVVAAVDSGALPRRRLESWRLLQREAAWMATRTDARLRTEQTKAWRSETLHRRRTGQSRP; via the coding sequence TTGCTTGCTGACCTCAGCCTCACCGATCTGGGCTGGGACGACCGGTTCGCCGAGTCCCTGCCCGCCGACACCCTCCCGGCCCGCGTGGTGCGGGTCGACCGCGGCGCCGCCCTCGTCCACACCGCCGACGGCGTCACGCACGTCCGCCTGAGCGCCCAGCTGCGCCGGACCGGCGCCCAGGATCCCGTCGCCCTGCCCTGCGCCGGCGACTGGGTCGCCCTCCACCCGCTGCCCGGCGGCGGCCACGTGGCCGACGTGGTGCTGCCCCGGCGCACCGCCGTCGTCCGCGGCGGCGTCGCCCGCCTCTCCCGCGGCGGCCTGTCCGGTGACGGTCAGGGCCAGGTCCTCGCCGCCAACGTCGACGTGGTCCTCGTCGCCGAGCCGGCCCGCCATGCGGTCGACCCCGCCGACCTCGGCCGGATCGAGCGGCTCGTCGCCCTGGCCTGGGAGAGCGGCGCCGTGCCCGTCGTCGTGGTCACCAAGGCGGACCTGCTGCCCACCGGGCTGGGCGACCTGCTCGACGACGTCGCCGCGGCGACCCCCGGCGCCGAGGTGCACGCCGTCGCCGCCCTCGACGGGCAGGGTCTCGACGCCGTCCGCCCGCACCTCGGCCCGGGCCGCACCGCGGTGGTCCTGGGCCCCTCCGGGGCGGGAAAGTCCACCCTCGTCAACGCACTCGCCGGGACGCCGGTCATGGCCACACAGCAGGTCCGTGCCGCCGACGGGCGCGGCCGGCACACCACCGTCCATCGCGAGCTGGTGGTGCTGCCGAGCGGCGGGCTGGTCATCGACACCCCCGGGCTTCGGCGCGTGAGCCTGTACGAGATGAGCGAAGGCGTGGACCGGGTCTTCGCCGACGTCGAGGACCTCGCCCAGCGGTGCCGGTTCACCGACTGCGGGCACCGCACCGAACCGGGCTGCGCGGTGGTCGCCGCGGTGGACTCCGGTGCGCTGCCCCGGCGGCGCCTGGAGAGCTGGCGGCTGCTGCAGCGGGAGGCGGCGTGGATGGCCACTCGCACCGACGCCCGGCTGCGCACCGAGCAGACGAAGGCGTGGCGCAGCGAGACCCTGCATCGACGGCGGACCGGTCAGA
- a CDS encoding DUF429 domain-containing protein: MHYVGIDLAWGERSPTGVAVLDAGGQLVHLSAETTDESILTALAPYRDGPVLAGIDAPLVVTNATGNRPCEAALNRDFAAFDAGAHPANTGKPEFAGTPRGARLAKALGLDINPASGRERRGIEVYPHPATVVLFGLGRTLKYKQRGGRDLTQLREALQTLVDHVEALAGAEPAMVVTEHAGWRELATAVRTATRKSQLRVAEDQVDAVLCAYVARFAVAHPERMTTYGDLATGYIITPTLPEGRVPTPRASAVGPAAAGEAEPAAASEAAGPAAASETDAGPATPSSPTVAQPATDPVQRAVQAYAAQRPELERTTAQYVTLITGLLDDAGINYHAVTGRTKSVASFAGKAARTVDGRPAFSDPLREITDQIGLRIVTYVLSDVQAVVELLADQLVMLGDRDMGLETAQEGRFGYASRHVLVALDAGRSGEPELARLRDRTASVQVRTVLQHAWAEFEHDIRYKGSIPEKVAPDLDRRFTLAAGLLDLADREFSTIRDRLQESMPDQEPQSDETDPRISAQDLAAFLAGRFTDAGWSRTDHYAWVSGLLLELGVTSLLELGELLRPVDSAVISERMGYRYAPGAVRRLDDALLGVFGDRYVQLHGNARRRDALRARLAKLRD, translated from the coding sequence ATGCACTATGTCGGCATCGACCTCGCGTGGGGTGAGCGCAGCCCCACCGGCGTGGCCGTCCTGGACGCCGGCGGGCAGCTGGTCCACCTCTCCGCGGAGACCACGGACGAGTCCATCCTCACCGCGCTGGCCCCGTATCGCGACGGGCCGGTCCTGGCGGGGATCGACGCCCCGCTGGTGGTCACCAACGCCACGGGCAACCGGCCGTGCGAGGCAGCGCTCAACCGCGACTTCGCCGCGTTCGACGCCGGCGCGCACCCCGCCAACACCGGCAAGCCCGAGTTCGCCGGCACCCCCCGCGGCGCCCGGCTCGCCAAGGCCCTCGGGCTCGACATCAACCCGGCCTCGGGTCGTGAACGGCGCGGCATCGAGGTCTACCCGCACCCGGCTACCGTGGTGCTCTTCGGCCTGGGCCGGACCTTGAAGTACAAGCAGCGCGGCGGCCGGGACCTCACCCAGCTCCGGGAGGCCCTGCAGACCCTGGTGGACCACGTCGAGGCCTTGGCAGGTGCCGAGCCCGCGATGGTGGTCACGGAGCACGCGGGCTGGCGCGAGCTGGCGACGGCGGTGCGCACCGCCACCCGCAAGAGCCAGCTGCGCGTGGCGGAGGACCAGGTCGACGCGGTGCTGTGCGCCTACGTCGCCCGGTTCGCGGTGGCTCATCCCGAGCGCATGACGACCTACGGCGACCTGGCGACGGGGTACATCATCACCCCGACCCTGCCGGAGGGTCGGGTCCCCACTCCCCGGGCCTCCGCCGTCGGGCCGGCTGCCGCGGGTGAGGCCGAGCCGGCTGCCGCGTCCGAGGCGGCCGGGCCGGCTGCCGCGTCCGAGACGGACGCCGGGCCCGCCACCCCGAGCTCGCCCACCGTGGCCCAGCCGGCCACCGACCCGGTCCAGCGCGCGGTGCAGGCCTACGCGGCGCAGCGGCCCGAGCTCGAACGCACGACGGCGCAGTACGTCACCCTGATCACGGGCCTGCTCGACGACGCGGGCATCAACTACCACGCGGTCACCGGCCGCACGAAGAGCGTCGCCTCGTTCGCCGGGAAGGCGGCGCGGACCGTCGACGGCAGGCCCGCCTTCTCCGACCCGTTGCGCGAGATCACCGACCAGATCGGGCTGCGGATCGTGACGTACGTGCTGAGCGACGTCCAGGCCGTGGTGGAGCTGCTCGCCGACCAGCTGGTGATGCTCGGCGACCGGGACATGGGCCTCGAGACGGCGCAGGAGGGCCGGTTCGGGTACGCCAGCCGGCACGTGCTCGTGGCTCTCGACGCCGGCCGGTCGGGCGAGCCGGAGCTCGCGCGCCTGCGAGACCGGACCGCCTCCGTCCAGGTGCGCACCGTGCTGCAGCACGCGTGGGCGGAGTTCGAGCACGACATCCGCTACAAGGGCAGCATCCCCGAGAAGGTCGCCCCGGACCTGGACCGGCGCTTCACGTTGGCGGCGGGGCTGCTCGACCTCGCCGACCGGGAGTTCTCCACCATCCGGGACCGGCTGCAGGAGAGCATGCCCGATCAGGAGCCACAGTCGGACGAGACCGACCCGCGGATCAGCGCCCAGGACCTGGCCGCGTTCCTCGCCGGGCGGTTCACGGACGCCGGCTGGTCCCGCACGGACCACTACGCGTGGGTCTCCGGTCTGCTGCTCGAGCTCGGTGTGACGTCGCTGCTCGAGCTCGGTGAGCTGCTGAGGCCGGTCGACAGCGCCGTGATCAGCGAGCGGATGGGCTACCGGTACGCGCCCGGCGCGGTCCGCCGGCTGGACGACGCGCTGCTGGGGGTCTTCGGCGACCGGTACGTGCAGCTGCACGGGAACGCCCGACGGCGGGACGCGCTCCGTGCCCGGCTGGCGAAGCTCCGCGACTGA
- a CDS encoding TipAS antibiotic-recognition domain-containing protein — MAREVRRPEGLLDRLATAYRGERPQEWPEELRREESDVADRMVRLAELMVAGTPPTDPAAMDAVDWYYRAANQYGGVDTAVFTALGEALAAEDDKRALFDDVVPGLAGYQREAMTAYARTRLAAGGA; from the coding sequence ATGGCACGCGAGGTGCGACGTCCGGAAGGGCTCCTGGACCGGCTGGCCACGGCGTACCGCGGCGAACGTCCGCAGGAGTGGCCCGAGGAGCTCCGCCGCGAGGAGAGCGACGTGGCCGACCGGATGGTCCGCCTCGCCGAGCTGATGGTCGCGGGCACACCCCCGACCGACCCGGCGGCCATGGACGCGGTCGACTGGTACTACCGCGCGGCCAACCAGTACGGCGGCGTCGACACCGCCGTGTTCACCGCGCTCGGCGAGGCGCTCGCGGCCGAGGACGACAAGCGTGCCCTCTTCGACGACGTCGTCCCGGGGCTGGCCGGCTATCAGCGCGAGGCGATGACCGCGTACGCGCGGACCCGCCTCGCCGCCGGCGGCGCCTGA